The proteins below come from a single Tissierella sp. MB52-C2 genomic window:
- a CDS encoding oligopeptide/dipeptide ABC transporter ATP-binding protein produces MENKEVLIEVKNLKKYFKVGRRDVLKAVDNVSFNIYKGETLGLVGESGCGKTTCGKTIMGLYSATDGEVIYQGENIHKFNPKEKKEFTKKSQIIFQDPYSSLNPRMTVGDIIGEGIDIHHTYRGANGKKERQEKIFELLDTVGLNKEHASRFPHEFSGGQRQRIGIARALAINPNFIVCDEPISALDVSIQAQVVNLLIKLQRERGLTYLFIAHDLSMIKHISDRVGVMYLGSLVEFTTSDELYKKPLHPYTQALLSAIPVPDPEEERIKKRIPIDGEIPSPVNPPPGCKFASRCNRSIDICREKVPEFKEVSHEHFVACHLVK; encoded by the coding sequence ATGGAAAATAAAGAAGTATTAATAGAAGTAAAAAATTTAAAGAAATATTTTAAAGTAGGAAGAAGAGATGTATTAAAGGCTGTTGATAATGTTAGTTTTAATATATATAAGGGAGAAACTCTAGGATTAGTAGGGGAGTCGGGTTGTGGAAAAACTACCTGTGGAAAAACCATAATGGGACTTTATAGTGCTACAGATGGTGAAGTAATCTATCAGGGAGAAAATATACATAAATTTAATCCAAAAGAAAAAAAGGAATTTACTAAAAAGTCTCAAATAATATTTCAAGATCCCTATTCCTCATTAAATCCTAGAATGACAGTAGGAGATATTATTGGAGAAGGAATAGATATTCATCATACCTATAGAGGTGCTAATGGAAAAAAAGAAAGACAAGAAAAAATATTTGAATTGTTAGATACCGTAGGATTAAATAAGGAGCATGCCTCCAGATTCCCCCATGAATTTTCTGGTGGTCAAAGACAGAGAATTGGAATAGCAAGGGCTTTAGCCATAAATCCGAATTTTATAGTTTGCGATGAGCCTATTTCAGCCCTTGATGTTTCTATTCAAGCTCAAGTAGTAAATCTTTTAATAAAGTTACAAAGGGAAAGAGGATTAACCTATTTATTTATAGCACACGATTTATCAATGATAAAACATATTTCAGACAGGGTTGGAGTAATGTATTTAGGAAGTTTAGTAGAATTTACTACTAGTGATGAACTATATAAAAAACCATTACACCCTTATACTCAAGCCCTATTATCAGCTATCCCAGTACCAGATCCTGAAGAGGAAAGGATTAAAAAAAGGATTCCAATAGATGGAGAAATTCCAAGCCCAGTTAATCCTCCACCAGGATGCAAATTTGCATCAAGATGTAATCGATCTATAGACATATGTAGAGAAAAAGTGCCAGAGTTTAAAGAAGTAAGTCATGAGCATTTTGTAGCTTGTCATTTAGTTAAATAA
- a CDS encoding ABC transporter ATP-binding protein, which translates to MKNRLLEVKNLQVSFNTYAGIAQAVRGVDFHLNKGENLAIVGESGCGKTVTSKAIMGLLPSPQSMIQKENSYIKLEGQNLLELSDDKMAEIRGRDISMIFQDPMTSLNPTMKIGDQIAESVFLHNNISGDEASKVALNMLELVRIPNAKLRMNQYPFEFSGGMRQRAMIAIALACNPKILIADEPTTALDVTIQAQIMELISELQKELNMGVVLVTHDLGVVASVSDRVQVMYAGQIVERGTVDEIFYNPKHPYTSALLKSVPKLSSHSKETLYSLTGTPPDLINPPKGCPFAARCEFGMKICRVEEPKSMSFGETQEASCWLHDSRADITGVPRELISRGETYGK; encoded by the coding sequence ATGAAAAATAGATTATTAGAAGTAAAAAACTTACAAGTTTCCTTTAATACCTATGCAGGTATTGCTCAAGCAGTTAGAGGAGTAGATTTTCATTTAAATAAGGGAGAAAACTTAGCGATAGTGGGAGAATCTGGTTGTGGAAAAACTGTTACGTCTAAAGCAATAATGGGATTACTTCCTAGTCCTCAATCAATGATTCAAAAAGAAAACTCATATATAAAACTAGAAGGACAAAATTTACTAGAATTAAGCGATGATAAAATGGCAGAAATAAGAGGTAGAGATATATCTATGATATTTCAAGACCCTATGACATCATTAAATCCTACTATGAAAATAGGAGATCAAATTGCAGAAAGTGTATTTCTTCATAATAATATATCAGGTGATGAAGCAAGCAAAGTCGCATTAAATATGTTGGAATTAGTAAGAATACCTAATGCGAAATTAAGAATGAACCAATATCCATTTGAGTTTTCAGGAGGAATGAGACAAAGAGCTATGATAGCTATTGCTCTTGCTTGTAATCCTAAAATATTAATTGCAGACGAACCTACAACTGCACTAGACGTAACAATTCAAGCTCAGATTATGGAGTTGATTTCTGAACTACAGAAGGAATTAAATATGGGAGTTGTTCTAGTAACCCATGATCTAGGAGTGGTTGCCAGTGTTTCAGATAGAGTACAGGTAATGTATGCTGGCCAAATAGTAGAGAGAGGTACAGTAGATGAAATATTTTACAATCCTAAGCACCCCTATACTTCTGCACTTTTGAAATCCGTACCTAAATTAAGCTCCCATAGTAAAGAGACCCTATATTCCTTAACAGGCACACCACCTGATTTAATAAATCCTCCAAAGGGATGCCCATTTGCAGCAAGATGTGAGTTTGGAATGAAAATATGCAGGGTAGAAGAACCAAAATCAATGTCCTTTGGAGAAACACAAGAGGCTTCATGTTGGCTTCATGATAGTAGGGCAGATATTACTGGAGTTCCAAGAGAACTAATATCAAGAGGTGAAACATATGGAAAATAA
- a CDS encoding ABC transporter permease yields MNSFESHLNVVQSEKVMEENMFERVGTKGLSGEEINKPSLTYWSDVWRRFRSNKLSIFGLILLTIVVFIILAGPLMSKHDYQYINSDMKNLKPSAEYWFGTDDMGRDIFTRVCYGGRISLLIGLCCTLVMFIIGSLLGALAGLKGGVVDNVIMRLAEFIGNLPYLIIVLILSVVLGRSIFALVLAMSLTSWVGTTRMVRGQILQIREQDYVEAATALGSSTGRIIMKHLLPNTLGIIMVDITMSVPGFIFGEAFLSYIGLGVQAPKTSWGALASAGQEQLMFYPHQLFFPCLMIVITMLAFHLIGDGLSDALDPKLRK; encoded by the coding sequence ATGAATAGTTTCGAAAGCCATTTAAATGTGGTTCAAAGTGAAAAAGTAATGGAAGAAAATATGTTTGAACGAGTTGGTACTAAAGGACTTTCAGGTGAAGAAATTAATAAACCATCTTTAACTTATTGGTCTGATGTTTGGAGAAGATTTAGATCAAACAAATTATCTATATTTGGATTAATATTACTTACTATTGTAGTTTTTATTATATTGGCAGGACCTTTAATGTCTAAACATGATTATCAGTATATAAACTCTGATATGAAGAATCTAAAACCAAGTGCAGAATACTGGTTTGGAACAGACGATATGGGAAGAGATATATTCACTAGAGTCTGCTATGGTGGAAGGATTTCTTTACTAATAGGTCTTTGTTGTACCCTTGTAATGTTTATAATTGGATCTTTATTAGGTGCTTTAGCAGGTTTAAAAGGTGGAGTAGTAGATAATGTAATCATGCGACTTGCTGAGTTTATAGGGAATCTACCCTATCTAATTATTGTATTGATACTTTCAGTTGTATTGGGAAGAAGTATATTTGCTTTAGTTCTAGCTATGAGTCTTACATCTTGGGTCGGTACTACAAGAATGGTAAGAGGACAAATACTTCAAATAAGAGAACAGGACTATGTAGAAGCGGCAACTGCACTAGGATCCAGTACAGGAAGAATAATAATGAAACACTTACTACCTAATACCCTTGGGATCATAATGGTAGATATAACCATGTCAGTTCCAGGATTTATCTTTGGAGAAGCATTCCTAAGCTATATAGGATTAGGAGTACAAGCCCCAAAAACAAGCTGGGGAGCTTTAGCATCAGCAGGACAAGAGCAACTTATGTTCTATCCTCATCAATTGTTTTTTCCCTGTTTAATGATAGTTATAACCATGTTAGCATTTCACTTAATTGGTGATGGACTTTCAGATGCATTAGATCCAAAGTTAAGAAAGTAG
- a CDS encoding ABC transporter permease — protein sequence MFKFIAKRTLYSIFTLFLIITATFFLIAGAPGDPIAAKVGQMPDKAQEVIRARYGLDKPVAERYFLYMKNLVTTGDFGESIIYTGKSANDVIKANAPISAKIGIIAVTLQIVIGISLGIISGFNREKLGDHVIRFCVVLAICVPSFVIAALLQYFVAFKWKLVPVFGWGQLKHYILPVTAYAIGGIASYTKFMRSSIISVSNEDYIITAKAKGCKKRRVIKNHILRNSMIPIITMIGPAVAGIFSGSFILEKMFSIPGLGNYYVKSVSDGDYTMIIGLTIFYAILYTVALIVVDILYGIVDPRIRVTQS from the coding sequence ATGTTTAAATTCATAGCTAAAAGAACTCTTTATTCTATATTTACCTTATTCTTAATTATTACAGCTACATTTTTCTTAATAGCAGGAGCACCAGGAGATCCTATTGCGGCTAAAGTAGGGCAGATGCCGGACAAGGCACAAGAAGTAATTAGAGCTAGATATGGGCTTGATAAGCCTGTTGCTGAAAGATACTTTTTATATATGAAGAACCTTGTAACAACAGGAGATTTTGGAGAATCCATTATCTATACTGGTAAATCTGCTAATGATGTAATAAAGGCAAATGCACCTATTTCAGCTAAAATAGGTATAATAGCTGTTACTTTACAAATAGTTATAGGAATCTCTTTAGGAATTATATCTGGATTTAATAGAGAAAAATTAGGAGATCATGTTATAAGATTTTGTGTTGTCTTAGCTATATGTGTTCCTAGTTTTGTTATAGCAGCATTACTTCAATATTTTGTAGCTTTTAAATGGAAACTAGTTCCTGTTTTTGGATGGGGACAATTAAAACATTATATTTTGCCAGTAACAGCCTATGCCATAGGAGGAATAGCTTCCTATACTAAATTTATGAGAAGTAGTATTATTTCAGTATCAAATGAGGATTACATAATTACTGCTAAAGCTAAGGGTTGTAAAAAAAGAAGAGTTATTAAAAACCATATTTTAAGAAACTCTATGATTCCTATTATTACTATGATTGGTCCAGCAGTAGCTGGAATATTTAGTGGTTCTTTTATATTAGAAAAAATGTTTTCAATCCCAGGACTTGGAAACTACTATGTAAAATCCGTTTCTGATGGCGATTATACCATGATAATAGGTCTTACAATATTTTATGCAATTTTATATACTGTAGCCTTAATAGTTGTAGATATTCTATATGGAATAGTTGACCCAAGAATAAGAGTTACACAATCTTAG
- a CDS encoding ABC transporter ATP-binding protein, whose protein sequence is MKYYFKNMKPFKYKIVLYLILVVTIWGISLIKPYLSALFIDSLVETKEISFIWLIIYAIISINLLYVFLSYILGITETKLSNGISYMYISDIINHFQHLPLSRINVYDPIYITQRIKNDTFVIVNFLLKEIINICMNILTIIVSLAFLLNISQAFIYLLVFFLPVYFLLYQTIKKPLYSKGYRAKDSTDQFTKTLTQQVILIKSIKIYSSFKESISQIREQFNNMFNDVINYTKLSYIFFSLDNIITIFFQVTVFIIFAKQVYLKKISIGKFTMINTYFNFIISSIKYFMSLGKSYQDVRVSKKRLEEIISQHKEHNGDQILNSIETITVENITFSYETDQKDKILVLDNLNLFLKANYIYLIKGKNGSGKSTLFDIIIGIYQQEIESGTIKFNDKKIELIDMYKFRRDHIGFVSQTIYYGGETVLEFLASNFLNKELLFLDSRDYVITETQRDSTESLGNRIILKIKEYKMEDFFINNSFNIVDLFNRKMQELSGGQRQKVLILREILKNPDILFFDEPTSSLDQKSILDLKKVIQNIKKEKIILITSHEDHFDDIADEEINLI, encoded by the coding sequence ATGAAATATTACTTTAAAAACATGAAACCATTTAAGTATAAAATAGTCTTGTACTTAATCTTAGTAGTTACCATTTGGGGAATTTCATTAATCAAGCCTTATCTTTCTGCTCTTTTTATAGACAGTTTAGTTGAAACAAAAGAAATTTCTTTTATCTGGTTAATAATTTATGCGATTATTTCAATAAATTTGCTATATGTTTTTCTAAGTTATATTTTAGGAATAACAGAAACAAAATTAAGCAATGGTATTTCATATATGTATATATCAGATATTATTAATCATTTTCAACATTTGCCTTTAAGTAGGATAAATGTTTATGATCCTATATATATAACCCAGAGAATAAAAAATGATACCTTTGTCATTGTTAATTTCTTGTTAAAAGAAATAATAAATATTTGTATGAATATTTTAACTATAATTGTTTCATTGGCTTTTTTATTAAATATCTCTCAAGCTTTTATATATCTTTTAGTATTCTTTTTGCCGGTTTATTTTTTGCTTTATCAAACTATAAAAAAACCATTGTATAGCAAAGGTTATAGGGCTAAAGATTCTACTGATCAATTTACAAAAACACTAACACAACAAGTCATACTAATTAAATCAATAAAAATATATTCTTCATTTAAAGAAAGCATTTCTCAAATAAGAGAACAATTTAATAATATGTTTAATGATGTTATCAATTATACAAAGCTTTCATATATTTTCTTTTCACTAGATAATATTATCACCATATTCTTCCAAGTAACAGTTTTTATTATTTTTGCAAAGCAAGTATATTTAAAAAAAATTTCAATTGGGAAATTTACAATGATTAATACTTACTTTAACTTTATTATTAGTTCAATTAAGTACTTTATGTCCCTAGGCAAATCTTATCAGGACGTGCGAGTATCAAAAAAACGATTAGAAGAAATTATTTCTCAGCATAAAGAACATAATGGAGATCAAATATTGAATTCTATTGAAACAATAACTGTTGAAAATATAACATTTTCATATGAAACTGATCAAAAAGATAAAATATTGGTTTTAGATAATCTGAACCTTTTTTTAAAAGCTAATTATATATATCTTATTAAAGGAAAAAATGGTAGCGGTAAATCTACATTATTTGATATTATAATTGGTATATATCAACAAGAGATTGAATCAGGGACTATTAAATTTAATGACAAAAAAATAGAATTGATTGATATGTATAAGTTTAGAAGAGACCATATTGGGTTTGTTAGCCAAACAATTTATTATGGAGGAGAAACTGTTTTAGAATTCCTTGCTTCTAACTTTTTAAATAAAGAATTATTATTTTTAGACTCTAGAGATTATGTTATTACAGAAACTCAAAGAGATTCAACTGAATCATTAGGTAATAGAATAATCTTGAAAATAAAGGAATATAAAATGGAAGACTTCTTTATAAATAATAGTTTCAATATAGTAGATTTGTTTAATAGAAAAATGCAAGAACTTTCAGGTGGACAAAGGCAAAAAGTATTAATACTTCGAGAAATTTTAAAAAATCCAGATATATTGTTTTTTGATGAACCAACATCTTCATTGGATCAAAAAAGCATATTAGATTTAAAGAAGGTAATTCAGAATATAAAGAAGGAAAAGATAATTTTAATTACAAGCCATGAAGACCACTTTGATGATATTGCGGATGAAGAAATTAACCTGATATAA
- a CDS encoding SagB/ThcOx family dehydrogenase: MKSDTFEKKTFKEKSTFKKINDIPLYELFHRNSEINSLNGYNFSDIISKAISDKGFIKECLTPKSLYKEKETIELPSPNAQLTTSNLFDVISKRRSVRNFSKEAMTLEELSTILFYSSGMTGEYFQTKDKPHMYLFAYPSAGGLMPLDSYIFISNVKDINSGIYYYDPIRHILKVIKEGFRPNDFKKTTLSFNLSMQAAFVVYILGTTRLTGYKYSDRGYRFMQLEAGHLAQNFYLTSTAIGAGAVASGGFLDVEILELLKLNDEDTFVLYEIIIGKPNKLSDYRFLPST, from the coding sequence ATGAAAAGTGATACATTTGAAAAAAAAACTTTCAAAGAAAAAAGTACTTTTAAAAAAATAAATGACATACCATTATATGAATTATTTCATAGAAATTCTGAGATTAATTCTTTAAATGGATATAATTTTAGTGATATAATATCAAAAGCTATTTCAGATAAGGGCTTTATAAAGGAATGTTTAACTCCTAAATCCTTATATAAGGAAAAAGAAACAATAGAACTCCCATCTCCTAATGCACAGTTAACCACATCGAATTTATTTGATGTTATATCTAAAAGACGAAGTGTAAGAAATTTTAGCAAAGAGGCTATGACACTTGAAGAGCTATCGACTATATTATTTTACAGCAGTGGTATGACAGGGGAATATTTTCAGACGAAGGACAAGCCTCATATGTATTTATTTGCTTATCCGTCTGCTGGTGGATTAATGCCTTTAGATTCATATATATTCATTAGTAATGTAAAAGATATAAATTCAGGAATATATTATTATGACCCCATAAGGCATATTTTAAAAGTGATAAAGGAAGGTTTTAGGCCTAATGATTTCAAAAAAACAACTCTTTCATTTAATTTAAGTATGCAGGCTGCCTTTGTAGTTTATATTTTAGGGACAACTCGTTTAACAGGATATAAATATAGCGATAGAGGTTATCGGTTTATGCAATTGGAAGCTGGTCATTTAGCTCAGAATTTTTATTTGACTTCAACAGCTATAGGAGCAGGTGCAGTTGCTTCTGGAGGTTTTTTAGATGTAGAGATTCTTGAACTATTAAAATTAAATGATGAAGATACATTCGTATTATATGAAATAATTATTGGCAAGCCTAATAAACTTTCTGATTATAGATTTTTGCCTTCAACATAG
- a CDS encoding DUF2268 domain-containing putative Zn-dependent protease, with protein MNKKSIIVLLLLIIVIFTTIGCEKETSKVETESKFNIIFPEEELREYIRKAKENEEEIDELYKEIVYEPIRSELTKDTEYPDYEFPNIQYTIKNLDKLEKSLEIFCIEKDIICFAENVLWQCDSFLSREDATVYIMPLDPDNVHFSMGGVTGVTSLDGKILVCINPMIDDWEELFPYALAHEYHHSVLMKDKSYEGVWNISMLENLLLEGRADSFADIVYPDVERTLSPLSIIREKEMWDKIKENFDSMDYGYQREIMFGGIKGIPRNCGYTIGYNIMQAFIKNNPDVSVEEWTNMDAKEILEKSGYEESLEKRLEDYNN; from the coding sequence ATGAATAAAAAAAGTATCATAGTTTTATTACTTTTAATTATAGTAATCTTTACAACAATAGGATGTGAAAAAGAGACTTCTAAGGTAGAAACTGAATCTAAATTTAATATAATTTTTCCAGAAGAAGAGTTAAGAGAATATATTCGAAAGGCTAAAGAAAATGAAGAAGAGATAGATGAATTATATAAAGAAATTGTATATGAGCCTATACGGAGTGAACTCACAAAGGATACTGAATATCCTGATTATGAGTTTCCTAATATCCAATATACTATTAAAAATTTAGATAAATTAGAGAAATCACTAGAGATTTTTTGCATTGAGAAAGATATTATCTGTTTTGCAGAGAATGTATTATGGCAGTGTGATAGTTTTTTGTCTAGGGAAGATGCTACAGTATATATAATGCCACTTGATCCTGATAATGTACATTTTTCAATGGGGGGAGTTACAGGAGTCACAAGTCTTGATGGGAAAATATTAGTATGTATCAATCCTATGATTGATGATTGGGAAGAATTATTTCCCTATGCTCTAGCCCATGAATATCACCATAGTGTTTTAATGAAGGATAAAAGCTATGAAGGTGTTTGGAATATATCTATGTTAGAAAATTTACTTTTAGAAGGACGTGCTGATTCGTTTGCAGATATAGTTTATCCAGATGTAGAAAGAACATTATCTCCACTTTCAATAATAAGGGAAAAAGAAATGTGGGATAAGATAAAAGAAAACTTTGATAGTATGGACTATGGATATCAAAGAGAAATAATGTTTGGAGGCATTAAAGGAATTCCGAGAAATTGCGGCTATACAATAGGATACAATATAATGCAAGCATTTATAAAAAATAATCCAGATGTTAGCGTAGAAGAATGGACAAATATGGATGCTAAAGAGATTTTAGAAAAGAGTGGATATGAAGAAAGTTTGGAAAAGAGATTAGAGGATTACAATAATTAG